In Colletotrichum higginsianum IMI 349063 chromosome 1, whole genome shotgun sequence, one genomic interval encodes:
- a CDS encoding putative FAD dependent oxidoreductase, whose translation MKADFTKLGRLTSEIQRESWDIIVVGSGHNGLTAAAYLAAAGKRVLVLERASYPGGGVASLHMAESGFISERHSAIHQMILANPMITNDELGLQSRYGLKYIQLDPCYAIVMHDRVLPIYRERHRTIEAIKQFSEQDAESYNRFVGLSRQITELLMPSMFEPPRDISAEIASSLLAEEIAIGSASSSLELIQRFFKNEILQVALLRFVTEIQLAHPQTKGTGWMVYLAFGLLDTYGLCVPEGAGSAFTNSVIRCIKDHGGEIKLETEVVKVITEGGRAVGVRTRFGELRAKEAVIGQIHPHNLAHLVDGLDQSISNSAIDTRVSEFSLFAIHAALDRPLKFKAGPIADKAVMNTCCPGSLKDLLQSYDEMAKGILPANIMIGASCVSSADPTRCPPGKSLLHCVVMCKAEPADGGWNAWDKLKDDWAQKVFAYFSKYLDNFTPDMIRSYHVVTPPDHQSDSPSFQRGDICGLSMATDQMGTNRPTPALAQYRVPGVEGLYLAGPFMHPGGGVWGGGRPVAKRVLEDLGVDFDKRFAREAHHL comes from the coding sequence ATGAAGGCGGACTTTACAAAACTGGGAAGGCTGACGTCTGAGATCCAACGCGAGAGCTGGgacatcatcgtcgtcggctcggGACACAATGGCTTGACAGCAGCCGCAtacctcgccgccgccggtaAAAGAGTTCTTGTCTTGGAGCGCGCTTCCTAcccgggcggcggcgttgctAGCCTACACATGGCCGAGTCTGGGTTCATCAGCGAGCGTCACAGTGCCATTCATCAAATGATTCTCGCCAACCCGATGATAACGAACGACGAGTTGGGCCTACAGTCCCGCTATGGTCTAAAATACATTCAGCTGGATCCATGCTACGCCATTGTCATGCACGACAGGGTCCTTCCCATTTACCGGGAGCGTCATCGTACAATTGAGGCCATCAAACAGTTCTCAGAACAAGACGCCGAGTCCTACAACAGATTCGTTGGATTGAGCCGCCAGATCACGGAGCTTCTGATGCCGTCCATGTTTGAACCGCCTCGCGACATTTCTGCCGAGATCGCGAGCAGTCTGCTTGCCGAGGAGATCGCAATTGGCTCTGCCAGCTCTTCGTTGGAACTGATCCAGAGATTTTTCAAGAACGAGATTTTGCAAGTTGCACTTCTGCGATTCGTTACCGAGATCCAACTGGCTCATCCTCAGACCAAGGGCACTGGGTGGATGGTCTATCTCGCTTTTGGTCTCTTGGACACATATGGCTTGTGCGTGCCCGAGGGAGCCGGTTCTGCGTTTACCAACTCCGTCATTCGTTGTATCAAAGACCATGGAGGCGAGATCAAGCTTGAAACCGAAGTAGTCAAAGTGATCACGGAGGGCGGGCGTGCGGTAGGAGTCCGTACTCGTTTCGGGGAGCTGAGAGCGAAGGAGGCCGTCATAGGACAGATCCATCCGCATAACCTTGCTCATCTGGTCGATGGATTGGACCAATCCATTTCAAACTCGGCCATCGATACACGCGTCTCCGAATTCAGTCTTTTCGCCATACATGCAGCCCTTGATCGCCCGCTGAAATTCAAGGCTGGGCCCATCGCCGACAAAGCAGTCATGAACACCTGCTGCCCCGGAAGCCTCAAGGACCTACTTCAAAGTTACGATGAGATGGCCAAGGGGATCCTCCCTGCCAACATCATGATTGGAGCCTCGTGTGTTAGTTCAGCCGATCCCACACGCTGTCCTCCGGGGAAATCGTTGCTGCACTGTGTCGTCATGTGCAAAGCAGAGCCAGCAGACGGAGGCTGGAATGCTTGGGACAAGCTTAAAGATGACTGGGCGCAGAAGGTATTCGCCTACTTTTCCAAGTACCTCGACAATTTTACTCCAGACATGATCCGCTCTTATCACGTCGTCACGCCACCTGACCACCAATCCGACAGTCCAAGCTTCCAACGCGGCGACATCTGCGGCCTATCCATGGCAACTGACCAGATGGGAACCAACCGACCAACACCTGCCTTGGCTCAGTATCGGGTGCCCGGAGTCGAGGGTCTGTATCTTGCCGGGCCCTTTATGCATCCTGGCGGCGGGGTCTGGGGCGGCGGTCGGCCCGTAGCGAAGAGGGTTCTTGAGGATCTAGGTGTTGACTTTGACAAGAGGTTTGCACGCGAAGCTCACCATCTATGA
- a CDS encoding Chitin binding protein: MRASVTSATALLATMVSAHGNIVSPPARAAGAAMAAACGEANVQAVTTDPTIPLEDLTNPPATCQVDLCRGAKFEDNAANVQTFKPGEVVQMKAAIPIPHEGPMNVSVVDTATNKVIGEPLIVFDTYADEKLPQLPANNTDFSVTMPNLPAGTCAQGGQCVLQWFWVGTSAKQTYESCVDFVMG, translated from the exons ATGCGCGCTTCCGTCACTTCTGCAACGGCGCTCCTCGCCACCATGGTCTCTGCCCACGGCAACATCGTCTCACCTCCCGCCCGCGCGGCCGGTGCGGCCATGGCCGCAGCCTGCGGAGAGGCAAATGTCCAGGCCGTGACGACGGACCCTACCATTCCGCTGGAGGACCTCACCAACCCGCCTGCTACTT GCCAGGTGGACCTCTGTCGAGGCGCAAAGTTCGAGGACAACGCGGCCAACGTGCAGACGTTCAAGccgggcgaggtcgtccagATGAAGGCCGCGATACCGATCCCACACGAGGGGCCCATGAACGTGTCCGTCGTCGACACGGCCACGAACAAGGTCATTGGCGAGCCGctcatcgtcttcgacacctacgccgacgagaagctgccGCAGCTGCCGGCGAACAACACCGACTTCTCCGTCACCATGCCGAACCTGCCGGCCGGCACCTGCGCTCAGGGCGGCCAGTGTGTGCTGCAGTGGTTCTGGGTCGGAACGAGCGCGAAGCAGACGTACGAGAGCTGCGTGGACTTTGTGATGGGCtga
- a CDS encoding Maltose permease produces the protein MSTGVVEGHDAGRVDEKQAGAHHVDAPNSKVLGDTDFMNDAFDGENEEHELGMWEAVKSHPKACFWAFIMCFTIVMESFDMFLNGNFVAQRAFQMQYGVQVGEEYVIETKWQSALFQAGQCGAFVGVFLAGPVVNRFGYRVTTLLALILMNATIFVSFFANSLELLTVGQALEGVPWGFFIAIGPAYASEIVPLALRGACTATLQMSWSIGSIIVAGATLGYNKRMDEWAWRGPLALQWIFPTPLMVIIFFAPESPFWLIRRGRKEEALRSVKRLGASNATIQQNQQKYAMIERTVEIESQLGGNPTLLDLFRGVDLRRTTITCLMYASQNFAGNLIANQATFFFEQAGMGHDRAFDLNLINSCLQLFANALSWPLTAWFGRRTIYLWGTITNVTLLMILGICASIKQTVATNYAQAVLGILISFVFAGTLGPISYTIIAETSAVRLRALSTAVGRAAYYVAEIPMIYLASQMLNPTGWNLAGKCGYVWGGTACVCWIMAFFFLPELKHRSYRETDILFNRRVPARKFKSTVIQVTDNE, from the exons ATGTCGACAGGAGTCGTCGAGGGGCATGATGCCGGACGGGTGGACGAGAAGCAAGCGGGCGCACACCACGTCGACGCTCCCAACTCCAAGGTGCTGGGCGACACGGACTTCATGAACGATGCCTTTGACGGAGAGAACGAGGAGCACGAGCTGGGCATGTGGGAGGCCGTCAAGTCGCACCCAAAAGCTTGCTTCTGGGCCTTTATCATGTGTTTCACGATT GTCATGGAGTCATTCGACATGTTCCTGAACGGCAATTTTGTGGCTCAGAGGGCATTCCAGATGCAGTACGGCGTCCAGGTGGGAGAAGAATATGTCATCGAGACCAAGTGGCAGAGCGCACTCTTCCAGGCCGGCCAGTGTGGTGCTTTCGTCGGAGTCTTCCTGGCCGGTCCTGTCGTCAACCGCTTCGGTTACCGAGTGACGACTCTCTTGGCCCTCATCCTCATGAACGCCACCATCTTCGTGTCCTTTTTT GCCAACTCCCTCGAGCTTCTCACTGTCGGACAAGCGTTGGAGGGCGTCCCCTGGGGTTTCTTCATTGCCATCGGCCCTGCCTACGCCAGTGAGATCGTCCCTCTCGCCCTCCGTGGCGCCTGCACGGCTACTCTGCAGATGAGTTGGTCCATTGGttccatcatcgtcgccggcgccacccTCGGTTACAACAAGCGGATGGACGAGTGGGCGTGGCGCGGACCTCTGGCCTTGCAATGGATCTTTCCC ACCCCCCTCATGGTgatcatcttcttcgccccCGAGTCTCCCTTTTGGCTCATCCGTCGCGGACGCAAGGAAGAGGCCCTTCGCTCCGTCAAGCGCCTCGGCGCTAGTAACGCCACCATCCAGCAGAACCAGCAAAAGTACGCCATGATTGAGCGAACGGTCGAGATCGAGTCTCAGTTGGGCGGCAACCCGACCCTGCTGGACCTGTTCAGGGGCGTCGACCTGAGGCGAACCACCATCACCTGCTTGATGTACGCGTCGCAGAACTTTGCCGGTAACCTGATTGCCAACCAGgcgaccttcttcttcgagc AAGCCGGAATGGGCCACGACCGCGCTTTCGACCTCAACCTGATCAACTCGTGCCTCCAGCTCTTCGCAAACGCCCTCTCGTGGCCTCTCACCGCCTGGTTCGGCCGCCGAACCATCTACCTCTGGGGCACAATCACCAACGTCACCCTCCTCATGATCCTCGGCATATGCGCCTCGATCAAGCAGACCGTCGCGACCAACTACGCCCAGGCGGTCCTCGGCATTCTCAtctccttcgtcttcgccggcacCCTTGGACCCATCTCGTacaccatcatcgccgagacGTCCGCCGTCCGACTCCGCGCCCTGAgcaccgccgtcggccgcgcCGCCTACTACGTCGCCGAGATCCCCATGATCTATCTGGCCTCGCAGATGCTGAACCCGACGGGATGGAACCTTGCAGGAAAGTGCGGATATGTCTGGGGAGGCACTGCCTGCGTCTGCTGGAtcatggccttcttcttcctgcccgAGCTCAAGCACCGCTCGTACCGCGAGACGGACATCCTGTTCAACCGCAGGGTTCCCGCCAGGAAGTTCAAGTCGACTGTTATTCAGGTGACGGACAACGAATAA
- a CDS encoding C6 transcription factor: MPPDSLRRCSNPATVRACVNCQRRKSRCMRGSAPNDPCSYCAKSGKTCSFESPPDRTPLTRKNLDAAELRCAQLRDLLRSLDPDLDIESALKETDRQRAEKEDIGSTLHTPDEESDEVTPHSYEWHEGSLSPECKSATHENDGMAMLSTHDSGYLGSSSGSQLLGEIDSVIHVSDAAKQQQQQQQQQQQQQQQQQQQQQQNQHPTSHRKRLRRSSSSAGQGLAPTECLHLQSTYVASRLIDAYFLLYNTSYPVLHERTFRERVDAGRRQRPGHSPWRVVYQMVLAIGHWLSSSESEQLQSGYYSAARSSLSLQMLESGTIETVQAFLLMSNYLQKRDRTNTGYNFGGLAYRMALGLGLHREPPGSEDTLGHERRRQLFWTIYCFESGFNITTGRPPAMSQDFIDTRVPRNIDDKELPLKAPVPPSVDYPTTYSTIIAHAELAKIADAVYHEFLLAKTAGTKIEYRVAETLERDLNRWQQALPAYFVAPAADCPSWFRAPRAVVLWKEQNLRILLWRGSQLQHSYLPTKVDAEEKCLDVAMQSVHDIAAFCLALEGALHQGIIWYATYFLFQATLVLEANYLTRAAQSEQDRAAWQHSVSKSRACLKALAPRSRPAKRCLEMLDRIHSQFQYLPQLDPDLDRQTYFQSSSTAHRPAESTTACTTLPANDFIAPTPNFVNLPSENDFAFYGESQPVFSDDGADPSLRMLLNEASLDFMENMPLDLLLGDWAT; this comes from the exons ATGCCGCCGGACTCTCTCCGTAGATGCTCCAACCCGGCCACGGTTCGAGCTTGCGTCAACTGCCAGAGGCGGAAGAGCCGCTGCATGAGAGGCAGCGCGCCCAACGACCCATGTTCCTACTGCGCCAAATCAGGCAAGACGTGCAGCTTCGAGAGCCCACCCGATCGGACGCCTCTGACCCGGAAGAAcctcgacgcggccgagCTCCGGTGCGCCCAGCTGCGAGACCTCCTGCGCTCGCTGGACCCGGACCTCGACATCGAGTCGGCGCTCAAGGAGACGGACAGGCAGCgggcggagaaggaggacatCGGCAGCACCCTGCACACGCCGGACGAGGAGTCGGACGAGGTCACCCCCCATAGCTACGAGTGGCACGAGGGATCCCTTTCCCCCGAGTGCAAGTCCGCGACGCACGAGAACGACGGCATGGCCATGCTGTCGACCCACGACTCCGGATACTTGG GGAGTAGTTCCGGTTCCCAGCTGCTCGGCGAGATCGACTCCGTGATCCACGTTTCCGATGCAGCcaagcaacagcagcagcagcagcagcagcagcagcaacagcaacaacagcaacaacagcaacaacaacagaaTCAGCACCCAACGTCGCACCGCAAACGCCTGCGCAGATCTTCAAGCTCGGCCGGGCAGGGGCTCGCGCCGACAGAGTGTCTCCATCTCCAATCCACGTACGTCGCCAGCCGGCTGATAGACGCGTACTTCCTCCTCTACAACACGTCGTACCCCGTCCTGCACGAGAGGACGTTCCGCGAAAGGGTCGACGCGGGGCGCCGGCAACGTCCCGGCCACTCGCCGTGGCGGGTCGTCTACCAGATGGTGCTGGCCATCGGCCATTGGCTTTCCAGCTCCGAGTCGGAGCAGCTGCAGTCGGGCTACTACAGCGCCGCGAGGTCGAGCCTGTCTCTCCAGATGCTCGAGTCCGGCACCATCGAGACCGTCCAGGCCTTCCTGCTCATGAGCAACTACCTGCAGAAGAGGGACCGGACCAACACAGGCTACAACTTCGGCGGCCTGGCGTACAGGATGGCGCTGGGTCTCGGGCTGCACCGCGAGCCGCCGGGGTCCGAGGATACCCTGGGACATgagcggcgtcggcagctCTTCTGGACCATCTACTGCTTTGAAAGCGGCTTCAACATCACGACCGGAAGGCCGCCGGCAATGTCCCAAGATTTCATCGACACCCGAGTGCCCCGGAACATCGATGACAAG GAGTTGCCGTTGAAGGCGCCCGTGCCCCCGTCGGTCGATTACCCAACGACGTACTCGACCATCATTGCCCACGCAGAACTGGCCAAGATCGCGGACGCCGTATATCACGAGTTCCTCCTGGCCAAGACCGCAGGCACCAAGATCGAGTACCGCGTCGCCGAGACCCTGGAGCGAGACCTCAACCGCTGGCAGCAAGCTCTCCCCGCTTACTTCgtcgcccccgccgccgactgTCCCTCGTGGTTCCGCGCGCCGAGGGCCGTGGTGCTCTGGAAGGAGCAGAACCTCCGCATCCTCCTCTGGCGCGGGAGCCAGCTGCAGCACAGCTACCTCCCGAccaaggtcgacgccgaggagaagtGCCTCGACGTCGCGATGCAGAGCGTCCACGATATCGCCGCCTTCTGCCTGGCCTTGGAGGGCGCCCTGCACCAGGGCATCATCTGGTACGCCACGTACTTCCTGTTCCAGGCGACCCTGGTCCTCGAGGCGAACTACCTCACGCGGGCCGCCCAGTCGGAGCAGGACAGGGCCGCCTGGCAGCACTCCGTCTCTAAATCCCGGGCGTGCCTGAAGGCGctggcgccgaggagcaggccggccaAGCGGTGTCTGGAGATGCTCGACCGCATCCATAGCCAGTTCCAGTACCTGCCGCAGCTCGATCCCGATCTGGACCGACAAACCTACTTTCAGAGTAGCAGCACGGCGCACCGGCCTGCGGAGTCTACTACTGCGTGTACGACGTTGCCGGCCAATGACTTCATAGCGCCGACGCCAAACTTTGTCAATCTACCGAGCGAGAACGACTTTGCCTTCTACGGCGAAAGTCAACCGGTCTTCAGTGACGACGGTGCTGACCCGAGCTTACGAATGCTATTGAACGAGGCCTCTTTAGATTTCATGGAGAACATGCCGCTCGACCTTTTACTGGGCGACTGGGCTACGTAG
- a CDS encoding Sugar transporter, whose amino-acid sequence MEVSYGEAGYKGLIREPYIFFLACFASIGGVLFGYDQGVISGVLVMNNFAKQFPTLSEDATLQGWMVAVLTLGAMVGALVNGPIADGLSRRWTILLANAIFLFGSIIQAASVNVPMIFIGRFIAGVSIGQLSMVVPLYLSELAPPNLRGSLVALQQLGITVGIMVAFWLDYGTQHIGGTGDGQSPAAWRFPLALQCVPSMILAGGTFFLPYTPRWLLMKDREEEAWLTLVRIRRVPQTDPRLKLELMEIKVAARFDNETTAEMYPGVISKLQLTVQRYKSLFVVRHLNRRLLIACLLQVIQQFTGINAIIYYAPKIFQNIGLSGNSVDLLATGVVGVINFFSTIPAIMYMDRWGRKKVLLIGGVGMGVSQLIVGTLYAVYRDSWASNKSAGWAAAFFVWAYIANFAFSIGCVNWIIPSEIFPPGVRSQAVGLAIGTNWLSNFIVALITPRMLEAITFGTFYFFLAFCVILIVWVFFFVPETKGVRIEEMDKLFGGNQGSADMARMVTIRRELGLVPDGANLKAKEDVDMGVSEIEKA is encoded by the exons ATGGAGGTTTCTTACGGAGAAGCCG GCTACAAAGGGCTCATTCGTGAGCCTTACATCTTCTTCCTTGCATGTTTCGCAAGTATTGGCGGTGTGTTATTTGG CTACGATCAGGGCGTAATCAGCGGCGTTCTGGTAATGAACAACTTC GCCAAGCAGTTCCCGACACTCTCCGAAGACGCAACACTTCAAGGATGGATGGTGGCTGTGCTGACACTCGGCGCCATGGTCGGTGCTCTGGTTAACGGTCCGATTGCTGACGGTCTCTCCCGCCGCTGGACGATCCTCCTTGCCaacgccatcttcctcttcggcTCCATCATACaggcggcgtcggtgaaCGTCCCGATGATCTTCATCGGCCGTTTCATCGCCGGAGTGTCGATTGGTCAACTGTCCATGGTCGTCCCCCTGTACCTCAGCGAACTAGCGCCTCCGAATCTTCGTGGCAGTCTCGTCGCCCTACAGCAGCTCGGTATCACGGTTGGGATAATGGTTGCGTTCTGGTTAGACTATGGCACACAGCACATAGGCGGAACCGGTGACGGCCAGTCACCCGCGGCGTGGAGATTCCCGCTCGCTCTCCAGTGTGTGCCCTCGATGATCCTGGCCGGCGGTACATTCTTCCTACCGTACACGCCCCGGTGGCTGCTGATGAAAG AccgcgaggaagaggccTGGCTCACACTCGTCCGCATCCGACGCGTTCCCCAGACCGATCCCCGGCTGAAGCTCGAGCTGATGGAGATCAAAGTCGCCGCCCGGTTCGACAATGAGACGACCGCCGAGATGTATCCCGGAGTCATCTCGAAGCTGCAGCTCACCGTCCAGCGATACAAGTCGCTGTTCGTCGTCCGCCACCTCAACCGCCGCCTGCTCATCGCGTGTCTGCTCCAGGTTATCCAGCAATTCACGGGCATCAACGCCATAATATACTATGCGCCGAAGATATTCCAGAACATTGGTCTCTCGGGCAACTCTGTCGACCTGCTGGCGACCGGCGTGGTCGGAGTCATCAACTTCTTCTCCACAATACCCGCCATCATGTACATGGACCGCTGGGGACGCAAGAAGGTGCTGCTCATCGGCGGAGTCGGCATGGGCGTCTCCCAGCTCATCGTCGGGACGCTCTATGCCGTCTACAGAGACTCCTGGGCGAGCAACAAGTCGGCGGGCTGGGCTGCTGCATTTTTTGTCTGGGCATACATCGCGAACTTTGCCTTCAGCATCGGATGCGTCAACTGGATTATCCCGTCCGAGATCTTTCCGCCCGGCGTCAGATCACAGGCTGTCGGGCTGGCTATTGGGACGAATTGGCTGAGCAAT TTCATCGTTGCTCTGATCACGCCGAGGATgctcgaggccatcaccTTTGGCACATTCTATTTCTTCCTCG CCTTTTGTGTCATACTCATCGTCTGGGTGTTTTTCTTCGTTCCAGAAACCAAGGGGGTCCGGATCGAGGAGATGGATAAGCTGTTCGGCGGCAATCAAGGGTCGGCGGACATGGCTAGAATGGTTACCATTAGGCGTGAATTGGGTCTCGTTCCTGATGGGGCCAACCTGAAAGCGAAGGAAGACGTCGATATGGGGGTTAGTGAGATTGAGAAGGCCTAA
- a CDS encoding Glycosyl hydrolase family 76 yields MVTVGLSLTAAAGAIEVTWDDDESIKSAAGTAAYGLVKYYTGNNTGWEAGAMFGTLVDYWWLTGDDSYNAITTQALLHQAGDDDDYMPQNQTLTEGNDDQGFWAMAAMSAAEHKYPNPPEGKPQWLALVQAVFNEYVSRWDTEHCGGGVRWQIFTWNAGFDYKNSISNGCFFNVAARLARYTGNTTYSDWAEKVWDWQTDVGLLTAEHEVLDGVHFEGKCPSSTDSTKWSYNAGIFLYGAAVMYNVTESDTWKTRVDGMLEDISQHFVQNETIYEAYCEPTAQCSQDAQSFKGYLARWMAATSQVAPHTSDSIRKLLLSSGEKAAKACSGSPASGFKGHPGTACGFSWLSETFDGLVGVGPQMTSLQTIMYNLVRSADGPVTVNSGGNSKGNPDGGKSDDGSGTAKKTFAEITTGDRAGAAILTILVTGGVVGGTAFLLI; encoded by the exons ATGGTGACCGTGGGTCTGAGCTTGACggccgctgccggcgccATTGAGGTAACatgggacgacgacg AATCCATCAAGTCCGCTGCAGGCACGGCCGCCTACGGGTTAGTCAAGTATTACACCGGAAACAACACTG GGTGGGAGGCCGGTGCCATGTTCGGCACGCTGGTTGATTATTGGTGGCTCACGGGGGACGACTCGTACAACGCAATCACCACGCAGGCCTTGCTCCACCAGGcgggcgacgatgatgactACATGCCCCAGAACCAGACCTTGACCGAAGGGAACGACGACCAGGGCTTCTGGGCGATGGCTGCcatgtcggcggccgagCACAAGTATCCCAACCCGCCCGAGGGCAAGCCGCAGTggctcgccctcgtccaggccgtctTCAACGAGTACGTCAGCCGCTGGGACACGGAGCACTGCGGCGGGGGCGTGCGATGGCAGATCTTCACCTGGAACGCCGGGTTCGACTACAAGAACTCCATCTCCAACGGGTGCTTCTTCAACGTGGCCGCGCGCCTGGCCCGCTACACCGGCAACACCACCTACTCGGACTGGGCCGAGAAGGTCTGGGACTGGCAGACGGACGTCGGCCTGCTCACCGCCGAGCACGAGGTCCTGGACGGCGTGCACTTCGAGGGGAAGTGCCCCAGCTCCACCGACAGCACCAAGTGGTCCTACAACGCCGGCATCTTCCTCTACGGGGCCGCCGTCATGTACAACGTCACGGAGAGCGACACGTGGAAGACGCGCGTCGACGGCATGCTCGAGGACATCAGCCAGCACTTTGTCCAGAACGAGACCATCTACGAGGCCTACTGCGAGCCGACGGCGCAGTGCAGCCAGGACGCGCAGAGCTTCAAGGGCTACCTCGCCCGCTGGATGGCCGCCACGTCGCAGGTCGCGCCGCACACGTCCGACTCCATCcgcaagctgctgctgtcgagcggggagaaggcggccaaggcgtGCTCCGGGTCGCCCGCCTCGGGCTTCAAGGGCCACCCGGGCACGGCGTGCGGCTTCTCCTGGCTGAGCGAGACGTTCGACGGCCTGGTGGGCGTGGGCCCGCAGATGACGTCCCTGCAGACCATCATGTACAACCTCGTCCGGTCGGCCGACGGACCCGTCACGGTCAACAGCGGAGGCAACTCCAAGGGCAACCCCGACGGGGGCAAGAGCGACGACGGCTCGGGCACGGCGAAGAAGACCTTTGCGGAGATCACGACGGGGGACAGGGCCGGGGCGGCCATCCTGACCATCCTTGTCACGGGTGGCGTTGTCGGCGGCACtgcttttcttcttatttAG